GATAAAGCCAAGATTCCAAGTCAAGTCCCCTCCATCTGACCCTCTCTCCTCATCAATAAAAATACTCATGGTTGTAATGGCTATCGTGTTCAAACAATGACCATGTGCCGACCCTGTTCTGCCTGCTTCACATGGATtctgtcatttaatcctcaaagcaaCCCTACAATTTAGGTCCTGTTataaccccattttatagatgaagaaagcaAGTCACAGAGCAGGGAAGGGACTTTTCCAGGGTCTCCAGTGGGTGAGCAGAGGAGCTTGGATCCTCCCAGGCCGATGAGCCTTGGTGGCCATGAGTCTTTGCAAGAACGTACAGTCATAACCGAGGACTCAGagtgcgctctctctctctcgctctctctctgtctctctgtctctctcggATAGTCTGGCACCCTTTCCCCAAAGGTGTTCTGCCCTTGGCCCTGAGGAAGCCCGACTTCTCTTTCCCTGCCCatttccagcaccttgggagacgcACTCTCCCCATGGGTCCATGACCAGTAGGGAAACGCCTCTCTATGTCTTATCTAATTGCATTCCCACCGTAATAATTCTCATCCTTACTCTCCAGATAGAGGAAAAAAGCCGGTAAGTGACGTCCCAGGGCCCTTGTGCTCATAAACACTGAGCACCAGGCAAAATCTAGGCCTCTCAAAGACTCCAGCTGATGCTCTCTCTGGCCCCTAAAAGCCCCCGTTAGAAAAAGTTCTCTCTTATGATAGAAAGCAAATAAATGCAGAAGGAAGGGTGGAGTTAGAGAACCACCACCCACTTGGCAACCACCACACTAGCCGGTGAACATTTGAAAAGGAACAGGATTAattacatagtctcaaagtatctccctGTAAGATACTCATGAATTACAAAGAGAAGCATCATTACTTTATGGTAGACaaacctggcagacaccaccttatCCAAGTTATCAAAGTGACATCAGCAATAACAGGACAAGCCAGTGGGGTGTGCCTCTGGATAGGATGCACTGAGAAGGAAATGACATCACTTCTGGGGTTCTCCTGCTTGTTCGAGCTGAATTgtatccccccaaaatttatatgctaAATCCCTaatcccccacccccattccccagaatgtgactatatttggagataaagaTTTTAAAGATGTGATTTAAGATTGAGGCCCTTAAggtggccctaatccaatctgactggtgtccttagaagaagaagaagttggtttttgttttttgggatggagtttcactctgtcttccaggctggagggcagtggtaccaTCTagcactgcaaccttcacctcccagattcaagcgattctcccatctcagcctcctgaggagctgggattacaggtgtgcgccaccacaccaggctaattattttgtattttcgttgagatggggtttcactatgttggccggactcgtctcaaactcctgacctcaggtaatcggcctgcctcagtctcccaaagtgctaggataacaggtatgagccaccgggccaggcagaagaagaggaaatttgacCATTCAAAGAGACACCAAGGATGCAGCAGCACAGGGGAAAGACCACGTGAGGACTCAGTGAGAAGACAGTCGTCtgcaggccaaggagagaggcctcaggagcaACCAGACCTGCCGCCACTTTGACCTAGAATATCCaggctccagagctgtgagaaactgactgttatttaagccactcagtctgtattttgttagagcagccaaACTGACTAATACAAGGCCAAGATGCATCAACTAAATCTAATGTAATCAGGAGAAAACACCAGACAAACCCAAACCAAGGGCCATTCTGCAAAGTTATCGGGCTGTACTCAGAAATGTCAAGGGTATGAAAGACAAAAGAAGATAGAAGGGCGGTCCCAGGTGGGAGCAGGCCGAGAGGCACGCCAGCAAGACTCTGAGCCTGGATTGGATCCTGCAGACTTGCAAAACCATTGCACTCCTTTGCCATGAAAGTCACGGTTAGGACAGTCGGCAGATGTTGAATAACTGCTAGAGCAGGAGCACCGTCATCTCGGACAAATACTGCCACTTCAAGCTCCTgctccctttctagcctcatACATTTCAAGGcaatcacttctcttctaactacaacagccagaaagagcagacagtaaaATACAGATAAGACAGCTCCGGCACAGAGAGGGGTGGAGGGAAAATCTCTTTGATAACTGCCAAACTTCATCCTCACACAGTGAGCCCCAGTCAAACAGTGAGCCTTAGTAAGcaccttcctttcccttcaggtGCACTAAGATAGGGAAGCAAGAAGCAGACTCGGGGgatatgcctgcagctgcagaaagaTGTATGGGAACAGACACACGACTCTCCCTCCCAGATACGCACAgcaaagagacacagaagcagtcccagcctctgataaactctcccaccctaaatccttaaaaactctgagtCTGTAACAGAGTGGGGCTCTGACCTACCTCGGCCAGCcgcccctctcaggtttattcaAAATAAACCTGTCCCTGTTGCCTGTGGAATCGccctttcatgtttctttcctctttaattcttacaataatgTCTGCAGATTAGATCGTTGTGTTTATACCAATGTTGGtttcctgattttgatcattTGACTATGGGGGTGATTTGGTTTTTTTAGGAAATGTATACTGAAGTAATTAGAGGTAAAGGGGAATCTGTCATTTCTGCAACCGACTCTTGAATGGTATGGAAGAAAGTGCgtgtatatgcgtgtgtgtgtgtgtctgcacacaCGCACAGAGAGAAAGCGGGAGCTACGGCAAATGTAAAAAGTGAACAGTGAACATCTGAGGAATCTGGAGGAGGCTATATGGACGAAATTCTGCAaatctgaaataatttcaaaattaaaagtttaaaacttccACATTGTCCCTCAGGAAAAATCCATCCCTCTCCCCGCTCCTGCCtggctcctctccctcccctcctagTCCTTCCCTCGACAGCACCCCCAGCCTGCCTGGAGTCCCTGTCCCGGACCTGTATGTGAcctgcttcctccctcctccagccctgctCTCCCCAGATCCCCATCGCACCATCCCTGTCCTCCCcgcctcctcccacctctgcttagGACCCCTTTCCTCCAAAAACGCTTCCATGTCGCCCACCCTCAATGCTGTGTTGAGTGTCTCTTCCCACTGTGCTCCCAGGGAGACCCCCAACCCGCCCCACCAAGCTTTCCCAGCTGAGCTCTAATCACATTAGAAGTGAATTATTGCCAAGCATTAAATCATTACTACATCTGGTGCCCATGACTTGTCTCTGTGTGTCTTCCTGTCCACCATGCAGGCAAGGAAAGCATTATCACCCCCGTTTACAAACAGGAAACCTGAGGCTCAGAATAGATAACGCGTCTGAGTCACAGCTAAGAAAGTGGTTGGGGCACCATTAGAACCGACTttttttgtttaaacttttattttaggttcagggttacttatgcaggtttgttatacaggtaaacgcATGTCAAGAGggattgttgtacagattatttcattatgcAGATACTAAGCCTAGCACCCAATAGTTATTATTTCcgcccttctccctcctcttacCCTCCACCCttcaaaaggccccagtgtgcaccgttcccctctatgtgtccatgtgttctcatcatttagcctTCAGTTATATGTGAGTACATGtgtaagtgggaacatgtggtatttgtttctgTACCTGCAtttgtttgctaaggataatggcctccagctccatccatgttcttgcaagggacatgatctcattcttttttatggctgcatagtattccatggtgtatgtgtaccacattttcttcttcttcttttttcttttttgagacagagtcttgctctgttgcccaggctggagtgcaatggcgcaatcttggctcactgcaacctccgcctcctgagttcaagtgattctcctgcctcagcctccgagtaactggtgagtgccaccacacccggcaaatttttgtatttttagtagatatggggtttcaccgtgttagccaggatgatctcgatctcctgacctcgtgatccgcccgcctcagcctcacaaagtgctgggattacaggcgtgagccaccgtatctggcatgtaccccattttctttattgagtccaccattgatgggcatttgattccatgtcttggctattgtgaatcgtgctgcgctgaacatatgcacacatgttcagtgtctttatgatagaacaatttatattcctttggatatatatccagtaatgcgattgctgcgtcaaatggtagttctgttttcagctctttgaggaatcaccacactgcctcccacaatggttgaaccaatttacactcccaccaagagcgtataagcattcctttctctctgcaacctcaccaggtCTGGCCTCTTAGCTATCAAGGCTCTCCCCTTCCAGCAGCTGCTAATTATAATAGCCACGTTTTCTAATGTTTGCTGAGCTCAGTTTCCTAATGTTTGCTGAGCTCAAACGCTGCTAGACCCTAGGCTAATCACTTGCAGGAATTAGTGCCGGGACGTGGGGCTGGTGACAGTCCCTCCCTCAGAGGATGGTCAGGTGGTATAAGGAGCGAACACAAGCAAGGCCTGGCACTGTAATCATGGCAGACCGCAGGCCATTCTTGTTGTTTCCAGCCACTTTTATGTCATAAAACTGTTCTAGATATACAGAACTGacaagatagtacagagagttcccatacacCACAGGCCCAGTTTACCTCATGAATGATCTTACATGAGTATGATCCATTTATTGCAATTAATGAACAAACCAATGTGggcacattattattaactaaaatccacTTTCTTCgcttttacttcctttttctgCTCCATGATCCCATCCAGATgacacattacatttagttgtccttgttatttttttattagtcATAGTCATTGTCATACTGACCGGCTGGATCCTCAGGAGAGCCCTTGGAGGTGCTACTGGTCTGTTTACTCACCTGCAGCCCGCATTCCGCTGCCAGCTCTGAGGGCCGTGTCTTCCTGGTCTTGCTCTACCGGCCCGTAAAGCCCTGCCTGAGGAGCTGTGACTGCGCTAACCAGGCCTGCAGCTCCCAGTGGTCCTGAGGCCTCAAGGCAggaaggaggccctggagagcctgttggggcagggagggaatgtggaaaggctggggtgggagggagacagCGGATGGCCTGAGGTCTGCAGGGCCACCTCCCAGCCCTGGATCCCTTCCCACAGCCCAtctgcagcctcagtttcctgggaagctccctcctcccttccaaaGCCACAGCTGTGGGACAGAAAGCCAGGGTCAGGGGCCACGTGCAGCTTTCTGCCTCCCCCAGCCTTTGGGGCAGGAGTTTCACCACAGTCCCTGGTGGCCAGGTGGGTGCTCCTCCAGGTGGGCCCCCTTTGCCCTTAGAGGCTCCCCTTGCCACCTCCTCCATAAAAGGCCTGGGCCCCGCTCTGGTGGTGAGGGAGTAAGGGGTGTGTCTGTGGCGTCTCATGGCAGGAGGCTCAGCCACTACCTGGGGTTACCGTGTGGCCCTACTGCTGCTGGTCGCCACCCTGGGGCTGGGTAGGCAGCTCCAGCCTGACCCTGGCCTCCCAGGCCTCCGGCACAGCTACGACTGTGGGATCAAGGGAATGCAGCTGCTGGTGTTCCCCAGGCCAGGCCAGACTCTCCGCTTCAAGGTGGTGGGTGAGTGCTGGCAGAGTCCTGGCCCCTGCCTCCCTGGCCACGGGCTGCTACCAGAAGGGAGCTGGGGCCCTTCCCCTGGAGAAGGAGCAAGAACAGAGgactccctccagcctgggggtgtCCAGCCCCCCACCTCCTCACCACAGAAAAGGGCAAGGAGGAGAATCATCACCCAGGGCAGCTTCTCCCACGTTAGTGTGCGTGGGAAACACCTGGCCACCTTGTCGAGGTGCGGGTTCTGATTCAGTGCGCCTGGGGCAGGGCCAAGCCTctgcatttcttctctctctttttttttttttttgagatagattctcactactttcactctgtcccccaggctagagtgcagtggcacgatctcaactcactgcaatctccaccacccgggtttaagcaattctcctgcctcagccttttagtagctgggaccacaggtgtgtgccaccatgcccagctaatttttgtattttcagtagagatggggtttcacgatattggtcaggctggtctcgaactcctgacctcaggtgatctgcctgcctcggcctcccaaactgctggggttatagacgtgagccactgcacccggcctaggcTCTGCATCTCTAACCACACTTGGTCAATACTGAGGCTGAGGGTCCATAAACCACTTTCAGCAGCAGGACCTAGTGAGCGTGGCCTGGTGTGGGTTTGGAATTGGGGTTTAGATCTGCAGCTTCTAAACAGTGTGATCTTGGACAACTGACCTGACCcataagcctctgtttcctcatctgcaaagtggggaaGATGAACCTGGCCGTACTCATGGAACAAGCGCATGGGGACATGCCCACACAGAGagtgcccaggctgttctgggCCAACAAGCAGGGTGGACACCTAGGGAGTGTCTCCGAGCGACTGCAGCAGCCACAGTTAACCTGGGAAATGGGTTCAGATCTTTCTACAAAGCCCAGGATTCAAATCCTCATTCTGCCCCTCATTGTGTGCACCTGAGAAAGCTCAGGCACCCTCCCTTCCTCAGCTGCCTCAGCCACAGGATGCGGATAACTAAGCTTAAAAGAAGTGATATGAAATAGCCTGGTGCCTGAGACCCTGTGTATCCCTTCTCCACCTCACCTTCGTGCCTGCCTGCTGCCGTGTGCTATGAGCAGGGAACCCTAGCTAGAAAGATCCTAAGACGCCCCCATCCCCTTACAGCTGTGGAAGCTGAgagcagagaggggagggggctTGCCTGAAACCACACAACAAACCAACAGTAAAGCTAAGGCGAGTACCCAGGTCGTCTGGCTGCTGAGTAGGAGCTCCTTCCGAGACCCCAGCAGTCTCTCCCTGCACCCTTCaacatccctggcccctccccttcccccactgcAGATGAATTTGGGAACCGATTTGATGTCAACAACTGCTCCATCTGCTACCACTGGGTCACCTCCAGGCCGCAGGAGCCTGCAGTCTTCTCGGCTGATTACAGAGGCTGCCACGTGCTGGAGAAGGTAGGGGTCCGTGCTCTGGTGCAGAAGCAAGCTTGTCCTAGTGTCACTTCAGGCTGAAGAGGCCCTTCATGGAACCAGAGCCCAAGATCTGTTGAGCTGGTGGGTGGGGGAAACTAAGTCCTGGAAGGTAGTTTCTGGGATCCACCATGAATCCAGCTCCCTGCCTAACGGCCAGCTCAGCTCTCATGGGCCCGTCCCCTGCCTGGGTATGGTAGGTGGCCTCACCTTGCTGCTCCCTGCTGGCCTCTCACCTGCAGGATGGGCGTTTCCACCTGAGAGTGTTCATGGAGGCTGTGCTGCCCGATGGTCGTGTGGATGTGGCACAAGACACTACCCTGATCTGTCCCAAACCTGACCACTCCTGGACTCCGGACTCCCAGCTGGCACCACCCACCATGTTCTCTGTCTCGACTCCACaaacccttccctccctccccacctctggCCACACCTCACCAGGCTCTGGCcatgcctttcccagcccactggaCCCAGGGCACAGCTCTGTCCACCCAACCCCTGCTTTACCATCCCCTGGACCTGGACCTGTCCTCGCCACCCTGGCTCAACCCCACTGGGGTCCCTTGGAACACTGGGATGTGAACAAACCAGATTACATAGGTACGCAGGACATCTGAGTGTCCTTACTCTCTGCCTGGGGCCTTCTGGGGTACAGGGTGGCCTAACAGCCTTTTACTGGGCTCTAagaagccatttctttttttgtttttttcttttttaagaaaaagatgattcttttattcctttctagtATTTGGAAAACAGCTTTAAACATGTACAGGTATACTAAAGCTGGAAGAAGTCTTGTAAAATTGTTTCCTAACTTTAGGTAGAAACTCACTGAAACCATTGCCAGCAACACGTGGTTCTCAGAAAACGTTCTCTAGAAATGTCAGTAATATGCAGTTTTGAGGGAGGACATTTAGTGTGCTGGCTAAGAGCATAAGCTCTGGAGCAGGTGCCCAAGATTCAATTCCAGGGCCACGATTTGCAAACTGTGTGCCTTCAGCCTCATTGCTCTGTCCCAACCCTAGGTACCCACCCGAGCCAGGAGCAGTGCCAGGTGGCCTCGGGGCACCTCCCCTGCATCGTGAGAAGAACTTCAAAGGAAGCCTGTCAGCGGGCTGGCTGCTGCTATGATAACACCAGAGAGGTTCCCTGTTACTATGGCAACACAGGTACAACCTCCTACCCCAGCACGATCCTGGTCCCCTGGATTCCGAAGCGGAAGGAGAGCTGTCTCCTCCAGCTGGTGGAAACTGCTTCCCATCCTCCTCCTGGAGAGCCCAACTCCCACAGCAGATGGCAGAGGAGACCTTTAGATGGGGCGGTCACAGGTCCCAGCTGGCCTTATAACAACTATCCCAGAAGTATTAATAGATCTACCTTTACACACATCTGTACTTTCAGATCTAAAGCACCCTGGTTTGGATAACAGATTATATGGTGAGCCTACTTTTAGAGTGTAGTTCAACTCATTTGTCTCATGGATGAGAAAAATCAGTCCATAAAGGGTTTGCTGGGGTCAACACCAGCCTAAGTAGAGAGTAAGCGTCCAGACTTCTGGGCCCGCACTTAAAGCCTGGCTGTCACCCAGACATCCCCTGTCTGTGCTGGATGGACACCAAACCCCAAGGCCCTCATCTGcttttgtcccagctactctccaGTGCTTCAGAGATGGCTACTTCATCCTTGTGGTGTCCCAAGAAGTGGCCTTGACACACAGGATCACACTGGCCAACGTCCACCTGGCCTACGCCCCCACCAGCTGCTCCCCAACACAGCACACGGAAGCTTTCGTGGTCTTCTACTTCCCTCTCACCCACTGTGGAACCACAGTGCAGGTAGGAGCCGGGACCACAGGCTGGGGCCTGGTCCCCGCAAGAAAGCCTCACCCAGCTGTCTCTTCCCACAGGTGGCTGGCGACCAGCTCATCTATGAGAACTGGCTGGTGTCTGGCATCCACGTCCGAAAGGGGCCACAGGGTTCCATCACACGGGACAGCACCTTCCAGTGAGAGCAGCCCTCCTCCTACAGGCGTGGCTCTGTGCTAGGGTGTCAGGGGGCACAGGAGAGCTCAGGACACGCTTCGAGCCATCTGGGCTCAAACCCCGGCTCCGCTGTTACCTGGCTATGTGATCTTAGCAAGGGGCCCACCTCTTCCCAGCCTCCCCTGATAGGCAGGGGAAATATCCCTCTGTCAGGGCAGACATGAGTGTTAAGTGGGGGCCTTCTGTGCCCGGCCTGCAGGGTTTGGCTAGAAGCCCATGACCAGTCCTGAGAGGGCTGGAGTCCTGAGAGAGCCCTGTCTTGGTCTCTCTCAGAACCAAGCTCAGAGCAACTGAAAGCATCCCCTTCCAGGtcccaggaggaggctgaggctacggCTGTTGCCCCTCCTAATGTCAGGTTAAGAAGCCACAGATGAAGTTGAAGATACCTCTCTGAGGATGTGGTGGGAGAGGAACTGGGTGGGGGAGGAACCCCTCATTGTTAGGGGCCTCCTGGACCTGCTGACTCAAGAGGCAAAACCAACCCAGGTGCCCAGGATGCCAGTGGGGGTGAGCCGAGGGAATCTGCCTGTGACACCTGGCTCTGCACCTGTGTGACCAAGGGCAAAGCACCTCACCTCAGCCCGTTCAGCCTGTGGGACAGAGCCAGTGCACTAGCCAGTGGGTTGTAGAAATCCTGTGCGTGACACTGCGTGGATGCCCGTTCCCGCCCTGCCGTGAGGGTTGGGGAGCAGGGGACTGTGTCACAGTTCAAACGAATTTGGCTTTAAAGCTCTAAGTACCACAGaggcagtagctcacgcctatgatcccagtgctttgggaggcctagatggaaGAActgccagaagttcaagactagcctgggcaacacagtgagaccccatttctattattttttttttaattttaatttaaaaaaccctgAAGTTCTTATGGCCAAATGGTGGGGGACAAGTCTGTGTCATGCCTTCGACTCTCTGATGTAAGAGCTATGAGAGTCAGCCAGAGGTCAACACAGAGTGACTGGGGATTCCTGAAGGGAGGCAGAAGTCAGGGGAACAGCTGCAGCCGGCAGGACTAGGCCAGAGGGCTCAGACACAAGTCCTTCTGAACAGGGGTGAGCCACTTCTACCTACTTAGCATCTCCTTGGTGCCAGGCCTCTGGGGTGCTAGGAGGATGTGGGCCCCGCCAGAGTGTGAAGGAACGGCCACATGGCCCTTAGGCTAGACACTGTGGCCCTTAGGCTGTGGCAGACCAGCTGCAACTACAAGGACAATGAAGACACAGGTGCATCATCTTGTGATCTCAGTCAGCCTCAGCGCCCTCAAAGGGAGGCAGTCACaggcattttacaaatgaggacactgaggcttagGTTAAAAGACTTGCTTGTGGTCCCAATGCTAAGaagactcaaacccaggtctgttgGGAAGCAGAGCGCCTAGGCTCGTCTGCCAGCCTCAACTGTCAGGCTCCAGGGGCCTCGAATGGCACAGCAGGCAGTTGTGGGTATCCAGGCCAGACTCAACAAGGTGCCAGCCCCCCAAGGGCCCATCTCTATCCTGATGTATTCTCCCACCAGGTTCAGGGCCTGGcataacaggcttgagccatcccAGGGAGACCAGATGGACAGAGGATGGGGCTGGGTGAGCTACCTGAGCCGGCCTTGGAAAAGTGTTGCTTAAGTAGCATCCATCTGCCCTGCTGGACAGTACCCTGTTTGTTGCACCCACGGAGTTGGTGCCTAGTTTATCACGTAAACAGGATGCCCTGATTCTGTGTCTTCTCCCCCACCCTCTTGCACATGGACTTCAGGCTTCATGTGCGCTGCGTCTTCAATGCCAGTGACTTCCTGCCCATTCGGGCGTCCATTTTCCCACCCCCGTCGCCTGCCCCTGTGACCCAGCCTGGCCCCCTGCGACTTGAACTGCGGATCGCCAAGGGTATGCTATGCTATCCCTGCTCTCTTGTGGCCCCCACTCCCCCGACGCACAGTCCACCCTGGCTCATGAGTCACCCTCCCTGCAGACGAGACCTTCAGCTCCTACTATGGGGAGGATGACTATCCCATCGTGAGGCTGCTCCGAGAACCAGTCCATGTGGAGGTCCGGCTTCTGCAGAGGACAGACCCCAACCTGGTCCTGCTGCTGCACCAGTGCTGGGGCGCTCCCAGTGCCAACCCCTTCCAGCAGCCCCAGTGGCCCATTCTGTCAGACGGGTAAGTGTCCCCGTGCTCCCCCCACCTGCTCTGCCTCCTGTAAACAGCCTCTGACTTCTCTTCTCAGATGCCCTTTCGAGGGCGATAGCTACAGAACCCAAATGGTAGCCTTGGATGGGGCCACACCTTTCCAGTCTCACTACCAGAGATTCACTGTTGCCACCTTCGCCCTCCTGGACTCGGGCTCCCAGAGAGCCCTCAGAGGACCGGTAAGAAGCCCCGACTGCTGCAGGCCTGGCCCCACGTGTTAATTGGGGAGGAGCTGGTTGCCAAATCCCTCTGGCACCCTGTGAACTTATGTGGACAAAGTTCTGGGATGGGGCTTGGCTTCTACCAGGTGTCGTGGAAGGCAGCGGGCTTTGGGTCAGCAAGAGGTAACCCATAACCACCACCAGGAGGAAGGAAAGCGCTGCCTGTGCTGCAATCAGCCCTAAATCTGAACTCTGGTCATGATGTTCTAGGGTAGCCTCGCCTCACTTCTGATTCCAGAAATGATAATGTGTTCCATGTAATTCTGCTTTGAATTTTCTTTAACTTAGCAACTTCTCCAGAAGGTAAACGTAGATAAACTTAGGGTATATTTAGGTTTTCTGTGTAAATATACAGATGGCCCCAGAGGTGACAGACGCACTGTAACTCTTGTCCTGTTGAATAACGTATCTTTCACATCACATACCCAAATCTCTAGATTTTTAAATCACTGCCTGTTATTATGTCAGATGTAGACTGATTTCACTGGTAAGCACTGGTTAGGGTGGCTTCGTTCTCATCTCTGCTGTGTGCTGCCTCCTGATCCAAGAGACGCTGACCT
The genomic region above belongs to Papio anubis isolate 15944 chromosome 12, Panubis1.0, whole genome shotgun sequence and contains:
- the ZP1 gene encoding zona pellucida sperm-binding protein 1, whose translation is MAGGSATTWGYRVALLLLVATLGLGRQLQPDPGLPGLRHSYDCGIKGMQLLVFPRPGQTLRFKVVDEFGNRFDVNNCSICYHWVTSRPQEPAVFSADYRGCHVLEKDGRFHLRVFMEAVLPDGRVDVAQDTTLICPKPDHSWTPDSQLAPPTMFSVSTPQTLPSLPTSGHTSPGSGHAFPSPLDPGHSSVHPTPALPSPGPGPVLATLAQPHWGPLEHWDVNKPDYIGTHPSQEQCQVASGHLPCIVRRTSKEACQRAGCCYDNTREVPCYYGNTATLQCFRDGYFILVVSQEVALTHRITLANVHLAYAPTSCSPTQHTEAFVVFYFPLTHCGTTVQVAGDQLIYENWLVSGIHVRKGPQGSITRDSTFQLHVRCVFNASDFLPIRASIFPPPSPAPVTQPGPLRLELRIAKDETFSSYYGEDDYPIVRLLREPVHVEVRLLQRTDPNLVLLLHQCWGAPSANPFQQPQWPILSDGCPFEGDSYRTQMVALDGATPFQSHYQRFTVATFALLDSGSQRALRGPVYLFCSASACHSSGMETCSTVCSAGTARQRRSSGHRNDTARPQDIVSSPGPVGFEDSYGQEPTLGPTDSNGNSSLRPLLWMVLLLPAVALVLGFGVFVGLSQTWVQKLWENSEWAQ